One part of the Melospiza melodia melodia isolate bMelMel2 chromosome 3, bMelMel2.pri, whole genome shotgun sequence genome encodes these proteins:
- the ADGRF5 gene encoding adhesion G protein-coupled receptor F5 → MPSPTTTGLHCLFLLASACCQIPQSSNFYPLSYVIDSTLGQESFFPEMQRQKRNMLILDLPFPEHTFDIEVSLQDSSYLEQIKAYFKNIDLPINISNIQTTVSNISITTVCLPSGENSSCCFCEDGYAWPSTVCSDVMPCPSLSLEPALPCGYMQNLPFYGPYCEPQTEESCGTGEPILMNMSVRLDSDFQDDLKNSSSLLYQKYKMDLEKAFNASYRCLPGFVSATVTGFSPGSVFVNFEVRTGAASFTQLGHSNRAVPQFLDSSYQLNPFTFTRVITNQTNFTVKPSNIFEGDTVRLTCEINSTFSNVTWYHFDQTISAGSRYSIETVSAFTRSILKITNVTTKDSGSYSCVSIRSGPYHTEIHNGTETISVFPLHVTPNFEDIDVTCNSPEVQAKGLQLSCCIDRHLTSLRVSWKVNGTINITGVTILSGNCTGYQLNISESLCPPEKSGAVTTYTCEMETGHGARRARSIAVTYLRKAHVTISSSTNSSVSEGYGFNVTCESDVSNYDSISWKIQSGNDTKTVDCDMYIKNSKFTAMSVLTVKSASQDWRGTYICTFSQKNLDSSANITIEVVSLPLKQNILVDPIETSIQCQVPHALECCISAKTVRDYRVTFVVQQNEFQVVKRKKDNLLCYMYNHTEKECNKEKEVMAYCKFVNRIGQGVDSEHITLHLIPGKKVSCSDSLGIGTERDILIKPCCDVKNPKGFTRGNITYQCIHSSWTVARNDCLSGPINDLLSGAESLVSSPEAKAQLPSYLERLKEQTKKELTTIHNSSANIGAIVTILDMVSSIPVEAKELPMQNFLSTVDLIVDDSTTAAWEKLNKEKTQQSSLLLQSVENFSLRLQPVNNTIPSVSANTVQLQGEVVKGNNNTAYNKDFRSAGNLTVNVLISETDVQTLTQNSTIVSVMYSKLGHVLPQKTFEFVNGLLITTTLSSNRSQKFDVNMTFAKKDLSLKMPKCVFWNFTLNDHKGDWDNYGCTPTESERYVICSCNHLTSFSILMSPDRSSELIFENYISYVGLAISIVSLVVCIIIESLVWKYVTNNTTSYMRHVCILNIATSLLIADVWFIVIASITDQNQQMSRDICIMATFFIHFFYLCVFFWMLSLGLILFYRLVFILHNTSKTAQKAVAFCLGYVCPFVIAVTTIAVTLPKNSYTRKDVCWLNWQDSKALLAFVIPALIIVATNFFIAAVVIIKILRPTIGDRSSGQERKSLFQIGKSVAILTPLLGLTWGFGLATIIKNSHPAFHILFSLLNALQGLFILVFGTLWDKKIQEALLKRNSSSKWSSQQSKSSSLILVTPMLAMSYPFSRTFNNLCGKTGKYRVSSSEPSTSSTENTSKAYSLLN, encoded by the exons ATGCCATCCCCAACCACTACAGGTCTCCACTGCCTCTTCCTGCTGGCCTCAGCCTGCTGCCAGATACCACAGAGCTCAAACTTCTATCCATTGTCCTATGTA attGACAGCACGCTAGGGCAAGAAAGCTTCTTCCCAGAGATGCAAAGGCAGAAGCGAAACA TGCTTATTCTTGACCTCCCCTTTCCGGAGCATACTTTTGACATTGAAGTAAGCCTGCAAGATTCATCTTATCTGGAGCAAATCAAAGCCTATTTTAAAAACATTGATCTTCCAATTAATATTTCAAACATACAAACAACAGTTTCAAACATCAGCATTACAACAG TCTGCCTGCCCAGTGGTGAGAATAGCAGCTGCTGTTTCTGTGAAGATGGATATGCCTGGCCAAGCACAGTGTGCAGTGATGTGATGCCCTGCCCTTCTCTGAGCCTGgaaccagccctgccctgtggctaCATGCAGAATTTGCCTTTCTATGGACCCTACTGTGAGCCCCAGACTGAAG AGTCATGTGGTACGGGAGAGCCCATTTTAATGAATATGTCAGTCAGACTTGACTCAGACTTCCAGGATGATCTCAAGAATTCTTCCTCTCTGTTGTACCAAAAATACAAAATGGACCTTGAGAAAGCG TTTAATGCCAGCTACAGATGTCTACCAGGCTTTGTATCAGCAACAGTAACAGGTTTTAG CCCTGGAAGTGTTTTTGTGAACTTTGAAGTAAGAACAGGAGCAGCAAGCTTCACTCAGCTTGGACATTCCAACAGAGCTGTACCGCAGTTTCTGGATTCATCGTACCAGCTGAACCCATTCACCTTCACAAGAGTAATCACTA ATCAGACAAACTTCACCGTGAAACCCTCGAACATTTTTGAAGGGGACACAGTAAGACTGACCTGTGAGATAAATTCAACGTTTTCCAATGTGACCTGGTATCACTTTGACCAGACCATCTCAGCTGGCTCCCGGTACTCCATAGAGACAGTTTCAGCATTCACAAGATCAATTCTTAAAATTACCAACGTTACGACGAAGGATTCTG GTTCCTATAGCTGCGTGTCCATAAGGAGTGGTCCATATCACACAGAGATACACAATGGCACAGAAACAATATCTGTCTTTCCACTGCATGTCACTCCAAACTTTGAGGACATCGATGTCACATGTAACAGTCCTGAAGTGCAAGCAAAGGGTCTTCAGCTGTCCTGTTGCATTGACAGACACTTGACATCGCTTAGGGTTTCCTGGAAAGTAAATGGAACAATCAACATTACAG GAGTAACCATCTTGAGTGGAAACTGCACTGGATACCAGCTCAACATCAGCgagtccctgtgcccccctgagAAGTCAGGGGCAGTGACCACGTACACGTGTGAGATGGAGACCGGGCACGGAGCCAGGCGCGCTCGAAGCATCGCAGTCACGTACCTGCGGAAAG CCCATGTAACAATATCTTCAAGCACAAACTCATCAGTTTCCGAGGGATACGGGTTCAATGTAACGTGTGAAAGTGATGTGAGCAATTATGACAGCATCAGTTGGAAAATCCAGTCTGGAAATGACACAAAAACAGTAGACTGTGATATGTACATCAAAAATAGCAAATTCACAGCCATGTCTGTGCTCACAGTGAAGTCTGCCTCACAGGACTGGAGAG GCACCTACATCTGCACATTCTCCCAGAAAAACCTGGACAGTTCTGCCAACATTACCATCGAGGTGGTTTCCTTGCCCCTGAAGCAGAACATCCTGGTAGACCCCATTGAAACATCAATACAGTGCCAAGTGCCACATGCCCTGGAGTGCTGCATAAGTGCAAAGACTGTGAGAGACTACAGGGTTACATTTGTGGTTCAACAAAATGAATTTCAAGTTG tgaaaaggaaaaaagacaatTTGCTTTGCTACATGTACAATCACACGGAAAAAGAATGCAACAAAGAGAAAGAGGTTATGGCATATTGCAAATTTGTCAACCGCATCGGACAGGGAGTTGACAGTGAACATATAACACTGCACTTGATACCTG GTAAGAAAGTTTCCTGCTCAGACAGCTTGGGCATTGGAACAGAAAGGGACATATTAATAAAGCCATGCTGTGATGTAAAAAATCCAAAAGGCTTTACTCGAGGCAATATAACTTACCAGTGCATCCACAGCTCATGGACGGTTGCAAGGAATGACTGCCTGTCCGGACCAATAAACGACCTGCTGAGTGGTGCTGAG TCTTTGGTCAGCAGCCCTGAGGCAAAAGCTCAACTACCCTCCTACCTTGAACGGCTTAAGGAACAGACAAAAAAGGAGCTAACCACAATACACAATTCTTCAGCAAACATAGGTGCAATTGTTACCATCCTGGATATGGTCTCCTCTATCCCAGTTGAGGCAAAGGAGCTCCCTATGCAG AATTTCTTATCCACAGTGGACTTAATTGTTGACGATTCCACAACTGCAGCTTGGGAAAAACTGAATAAAGAGAAGACACAACAAAGTTCTTTGTTACTACAGTCGGTAGAAAATTTTTCCTTGCGCCTCCAACCAGTTAATAACACCATTCCTTCTGTCTCTGCAAACACCGTTCAGCTCCAAGGAGAAGTTGTCAAGGGAAATAACAACACAGCTTATAACAAGGACTTCCGCAGTGCAGGAAACCTCACAGTCAATGTGCTCATTAGTGAAACTGATGTCCAGACTCTAACCCAAAATTCAACCATTGTCAGTGTGATGTACTCAAAACTTGGACATGTTTTGCCCCAGAAAACATTTGAATTTGTGAATGGTTTATTGATAACAACAACTTTGAGCAGCAACAGGAGCCAGAAGTTTGATGTTAATATGACATTTGCAAAGAAAGACTTGTCTCTAAAGATGCCCAAGTGTGTCTTTTGGAACTTCACACTCAACGATCACAAGGGGGACTGGGATAATTATGGCTGCACACCCACAGAGTCAGAACGTTATGTCATTTGCTCCTGCAATCACTTGACATCATTCTCCATTCTGATGTCACCTGATAGATCCTCCGAGCTAATCTTTGAAAATTATATTTCCTACGTTGGCCTGGCCATTTCAATCGTGAGCTTGGTGGTCTGCATCATAATTGAATCCTTGGTCTGGAAGTACGTGACAAACAACACAACCTCCTACATGCGCCACGTCTGTATTCTCAACATTGCCACATCCCTGCTGATTGCTGACGTTTGGTTCATTGTCATTGCCTCCATCACTGATCAAAACCAGCAGATGAGCAGAGACATCTGTATCATGGCCACCTTCTTCATCCATTTTTTCTACCTATGTGTCTTTTTCTGGATGCTGAGCCTGGGCCTCATCCTTTTCTACAGACTGGTGTTCATCCTACACAACACGAGTAAGACTGCTCAGAAGGCGGTGGCATTCTGCCTGGGATACGTGTGCCCCTTTGTCATTGCAGTCACCACCATCGCTGTCACGCTGCCAAAGAACAGTTACACAAGAAAGGATGTCTGCTGGCTCAACTGGCAGGACAGCAAAGCTCTCCTGGCCTTTGTCATACCTGCCTTGATCATTGTGGCCACGAACTTCTTCATTGCCGCAGTTGTTATAATAAAAATACTGAGGCCAACTATTGGGGATAGGTCAAGCGGGCAGGAGAGGAAATCTCTGTTTCAGATTGGCAAAAGCGTGGCCATCCTGACACCACTGTTAGGCCTCACCTGGGGTTTTGGCCttgccaccatcatcaaaaacAGTCATCCAGCTTTCCACATCCTCTTTAGTCTGCTCAATGCTTTGCAG GGATTATTCATTTTGGTGTTTGGGACTCTCTGGGATAAGAAG ATTCAAGAAGCCCTGTTGAAGAGGAATTCATCATCCAAATGGAGTTCACAGCAATCAAAG TCATCCTCTCTGATCCTGGTGACACCAATGCTTGCTATGAGCTACCCATTTTCAAGAACTTTTAACAACTTATGTGGGAAAACAG GCAAATACAGAGTGTCTTCTTCCGAGCCATCCACCTCTTCCACTGAAAATACTTCCAAGGCATATTCCTTGCTTAACTGA